From Roseicitreum antarcticum, one genomic window encodes:
- a CDS encoding hydantoinase B/oxoprolinase family protein — translation MAADASQGVWDFWIDRGGTFTDVVGRAPGGDLQPLKLLSENPEAYADAAIEGIRRLLGGTIDPALIGTVKMGTTVATNALLERKGDRTVLLITKGFRDALRIAYQARPDIFAKEIILPEQLYERVIEVDERLLADGSVEQVLMAEDLRPALEQVKADGIHAVAIVLMHAWKNPVHEVALAAMVRAMGFTQVSVSHEVSPLVKLIGRGDTTVVDAYLSPILRRYVAQVSDALGATPAGEAGATLQFMMSSGGLTAAEQFQGKDAILSGPAGGVVGMVQTAREAGFDRVIGFDMGGTSTDVAHSAGEYERAFDTEVAGVRIRAPMMRIHTVAAGGGSILHADTGRFRVGPDSAGANPGPACYRRGGPLTVTDANVMLGKLRPEFFPRVFGPDQDEALDADVVAAQFAEIAAREGKSPEAVAEGFLTIAVENMANAVKKISVQRGYDVTRYLLNSFGGAGGQHACFVADALGMEAVLIHPLSGLLSAYGIGLAMVSDSRQQGLVQRLEAGNSAAINGLEGDLTSEVMGALAQQSVTSGTTVTRLHLRYEGTDSTIQVTYDGDLDAARNAFEVAHKAQFGFISPDKPITVEAVEVEGFEDIPEVDAVMAETPLDRTAHTDQTVPIYSGGASHTAGVFRREGLLPGDTVRGPALIIEPNQTVIVEPGWTARLTAADHLLLTRHEAASRLRAAGADQADPILLEVFNNLFMNIAEQMGLALQNTAHSVNIKERLDFSCAVFDASGALVANAPHMPVHLGSMDCSVETIIRLNEGRIRPGDVFALNAPYNGGTHLPDITVVSPVFDDAGAQVLFWVASRGHHADVGGTAPGSMTPLATTVDEEGVLIDNLLLASADGFHEADLRTVLTDHPYPVRNVAENIADLKAQIAANERGAAELRKMIADFGLEVVQAYMGHVQDNAAEEVARLLDRLDDCSYAYETDTGQVINVAIRVDRENRCATVDFTGTSDAMANNFNAPEPVTRAAVLYCFRVMVEAPIPMNAGCLRPINIVIPDGSMLKPAYPRAVVAGNVETSQHVTNAIFGALGAIANSQGTMNNLTFGNDTYQYYETICSGSPAGRTNAGKGFSGTSGVHVHMTNSRMTDPEIFEMRFPVVLEAFGLRAGTGGKGAFAAGDGTERRIRFLERMECAILSSHRTLPPRGIAGGGDGQVGRTVVRRNDGREEVLPACAQTRLEPGERVVIYTPTAGGYGAVEPVD, via the coding sequence ATGGCTGCTGACGCATCGCAAGGCGTGTGGGATTTCTGGATCGACCGCGGCGGCACATTCACCGATGTCGTGGGCCGCGCGCCGGGGGGCGACCTGCAACCCCTGAAGCTTCTGTCCGAAAACCCCGAGGCCTATGCCGACGCTGCGATCGAAGGCATTCGCCGCCTGTTGGGCGGCACCATCGACCCTGCCCTGATTGGCACCGTGAAGATGGGCACCACCGTCGCCACCAATGCCCTGTTGGAGCGCAAGGGCGACCGGACGGTCCTGCTCATTACCAAGGGTTTCCGCGATGCGCTGCGCATCGCCTATCAGGCGCGCCCCGACATTTTCGCCAAGGAAATCATCCTCCCCGAACAGCTCTATGAACGGGTGATCGAGGTCGATGAACGCCTGCTGGCGGACGGATCTGTTGAGCAGGTCCTGATGGCCGAGGATCTGCGTCCAGCGCTGGAGCAGGTGAAGGCCGACGGCATTCATGCGGTCGCCATCGTGCTGATGCATGCTTGGAAGAACCCGGTCCATGAGGTGGCGCTCGCCGCCATGGTGCGCGCCATGGGCTTTACGCAGGTCTCCGTCAGCCACGAGGTCAGCCCGCTGGTCAAGCTGATCGGGCGCGGCGATACGACTGTAGTCGATGCCTACCTCTCCCCGATCCTTCGCCGCTATGTGGCGCAGGTCTCGGACGCGCTCGGGGCCACGCCTGCCGGCGAGGCGGGTGCTACGTTGCAATTCATGATGTCCTCGGGCGGGTTGACGGCGGCTGAGCAGTTTCAGGGCAAGGACGCGATCCTGTCGGGTCCGGCGGGCGGCGTCGTCGGCATGGTCCAGACCGCGCGGGAGGCCGGGTTCGACCGGGTGATCGGGTTCGACATGGGCGGCACCTCCACCGACGTGGCCCACAGCGCGGGCGAGTATGAACGCGCGTTCGATACCGAGGTGGCGGGCGTCCGCATCCGCGCACCGATGATGCGCATCCACACGGTCGCCGCCGGCGGTGGCTCGATCCTGCATGCTGACACTGGGCGCTTTCGCGTCGGGCCCGACAGTGCCGGGGCCAATCCCGGCCCCGCCTGTTACCGGCGCGGTGGCCCGCTGACCGTCACCGACGCCAACGTGATGCTCGGCAAGTTGCGGCCCGAGTTCTTTCCGCGCGTCTTCGGACCCGATCAGGACGAGGCGCTGGATGCCGACGTTGTCGCCGCGCAATTTGCGGAGATCGCGGCGCGCGAAGGCAAGTCGCCCGAGGCGGTGGCCGAAGGGTTCCTGACCATCGCCGTGGAAAACATGGCCAACGCGGTCAAGAAGATCAGCGTCCAGCGCGGCTATGACGTGACGCGCTATCTGCTGAACTCGTTCGGTGGTGCAGGCGGGCAACATGCCTGTTTCGTGGCCGACGCGCTCGGCATGGAGGCCGTGCTGATCCATCCGCTGTCGGGGCTTCTGTCGGCCTATGGCATCGGTCTGGCCATGGTGTCCGATAGCCGCCAGCAGGGTCTGGTGCAGCGCCTTGAGGCCGGAAACAGTGCGGCGATCAACGGTCTGGAGGGTGACCTGACGTCCGAGGTCATGGGCGCGCTGGCGCAGCAAAGCGTCACGAGCGGCACCACGGTCACGCGGCTTCATCTGCGTTATGAGGGCACGGATTCGACCATCCAGGTCACCTATGACGGCGATCTGGATGCGGCACGCAACGCCTTCGAGGTGGCGCACAAGGCACAGTTCGGCTTCATCAGTCCCGACAAGCCGATCACCGTCGAAGCGGTCGAGGTGGAGGGGTTCGAGGACATTCCGGAAGTGGATGCGGTCATGGCCGAAACCCCGCTGGACCGCACCGCACATACCGACCAGACCGTGCCGATATATTCCGGCGGCGCATCCCATACCGCAGGGGTCTTCCGCCGCGAAGGGCTGTTGCCCGGCGATACCGTCCGGGGCCCCGCCCTGATCATCGAGCCGAACCAGACCGTGATCGTGGAGCCGGGCTGGACCGCCCGCCTGACCGCCGCCGACCACCTGCTGCTGACCCGCCACGAGGCGGCCAGCCGGCTGCGCGCGGCAGGGGCCGATCAGGCCGACCCGATCCTGCTGGAGGTGTTCAACAACCTTTTCATGAACATCGCCGAGCAGATGGGCCTCGCCCTGCAGAACACCGCCCATTCCGTCAATATCAAGGAACGGCTCGATTTCTCCTGCGCCGTGTTTGATGCCTCCGGCGCGCTGGTGGCCAACGCGCCGCACATGCCGGTGCATCTGGGCTCGATGGACTGCAGCGTCGAGACGATCATCCGCCTGAACGAGGGCCGGATCCGCCCCGGCGACGTCTTCGCCCTGAACGCGCCCTATAATGGCGGCACCCATCTGCCCGATATCACCGTTGTCTCCCCCGTCTTCGATGATGCGGGCGCGCAGGTTCTGTTCTGGGTCGCGTCGCGCGGGCATCATGCCGATGTCGGCGGCACCGCCCCCGGCTCAATGACGCCGCTTGCCACCACCGTGGACGAGGAAGGCGTGCTGATCGACAACCTCCTGCTGGCCAGCGCCGATGGCTTTCACGAGGCGGACTTGCGCACTGTCCTGACCGACCACCCCTATCCGGTGCGCAACGTGGCCGAGAATATTGCTGACCTGAAAGCCCAGATCGCCGCCAACGAACGCGGTGCTGCGGAATTGCGCAAGATGATCGCAGATTTCGGGCTGGAGGTCGTGCAGGCCTATATGGGCCATGTGCAGGACAACGCGGCCGAAGAGGTCGCGCGCCTGCTCGACCGGTTAGATGATTGCTCCTACGCCTATGAAACCGACACGGGCCAAGTGATCAACGTGGCGATCCGGGTGGACCGTGAAAATCGCTGTGCGACGGTGGATTTCACCGGCACCTCGGACGCGATGGCCAACAACTTCAACGCGCCCGAGCCGGTCACGCGGGCGGCGGTTCTCTATTGCTTCCGCGTGATGGTGGAGGCGCCGATCCCGATGAATGCGGGTTGTCTGCGGCCGATCAACATCGTGATCCCCGACGGCTCCATGCTGAAACCCGCCTATCCCCGAGCGGTCGTGGCGGGAAATGTGGAGACCAGCCAGCACGTGACAAACGCCATTTTCGGCGCGCTTGGGGCGATCGCCAACAGTCAGGGCACGATGAACAACCTGACCTTTGGCAATGACACCTATCAGTATTACGAGACGATCTGCTCCGGCTCTCCGGCGGGGCGCACCAATGCGGGCAAGGGATTTTCCGGCACCAGCGGCGTGCATGTCCATATGACAAATTCGCGGATGACCGACCCCGAGATTTTCGAGATGCGGTTTCCCGTGGTGCTGGAGGCGTTCGGCCTGCGCGCAGGCACGGGCGGGAAGGGGGCCTTTGCTGCGGGCGACGGGACCGAGCGGCGCATCCGGTTTCTGGAACGGATGGAATGCGCCATTCTGTCGTCCCATCGCACCTTGCCACCGCGCGGCATCGCGGGGGGTGGCGACGGGCAGGTGGGCCGAACGGTCGTCCGGCGCAACGATGGCCGCGAGGAGGTTCTGCCCGCCTGCGCCCAGACAAGGCTCGAACCGGGAGAGCGCGTGGTCATCTACACACCGACCGCCGGGGGATATGGTGCCGTGGAGCCGGTTGATTGA
- a CDS encoding universal stress protein, protein MRLHEATLHVVSVLPDFGMPLVGSYFRKDYEKDALLAYATALRDWVGTHVPDDVNVRPHVLHGSIYDEILRAADKLDADLIVIGSHRPELKDYLLGPNAARVVRHGRQSVYVVRD, encoded by the coding sequence GTGCGCCTGCATGAGGCCACGCTGCATGTCGTCAGCGTCCTGCCAGATTTCGGCATGCCCCTCGTCGGCAGCTATTTCCGCAAGGATTACGAGAAAGACGCACTTTTGGCCTATGCTACCGCCCTGCGCGACTGGGTCGGCACGCATGTGCCCGACGATGTGAACGTGCGCCCGCATGTCCTGCACGGCTCAATCTATGACGAGATACTGCGCGCAGCCGACAAACTGGACGCAGACCTGATCGTGATCGGGTCGCACCGACCGGAGTTGAAGGACTATCTGCTCGGCCCGAACGCCGCGCGCGTCGTGCGGCACGGGCGGCAGTCCGTCTACGTCGTGCGCGATTGA
- a CDS encoding LysR substrate-binding domain-containing protein, producing MPRKLPSLNAVKAFEAAVRCGTTVGAAAETGVTHGAISRQIQQLEDWIGRPLFQRDTGRLVVTDAGAAFAEIAGQAFDLLHDGTQALLEVSDNVVRITTTASFASEWLMPRLSDFRSQHSHIEIWLEEGKEIVNPRSGGCDLAIRMGLGEWPGVNVEAFMSDRLFPVCTPDIAARLTQPDSLDKLPLLHDDDPHAQWSQWLSQAGIAMTPAMAKRFDRGARFASSSLLLRAAAMGQGVALARERLAESWLESGNLVRPFPVSVELDHAYWLVTRHGIEPRRPLRIFIAWLKQQASLT from the coding sequence TTGCCTCGAAAGCTCCCTTCACTCAATGCTGTCAAGGCTTTCGAAGCCGCGGTACGCTGCGGCACGACAGTCGGCGCAGCCGCTGAGACAGGCGTTACTCACGGAGCGATCAGTCGCCAAATCCAGCAGCTGGAAGACTGGATCGGGCGTCCATTATTCCAGCGCGATACCGGACGACTGGTTGTTACCGATGCAGGCGCAGCTTTCGCGGAAATCGCCGGGCAGGCATTTGACCTTCTCCATGATGGGACACAGGCACTTCTGGAAGTGAGCGACAACGTTGTGCGCATCACCACGACGGCATCCTTCGCATCGGAGTGGCTGATGCCGCGCCTGTCGGATTTCCGATCGCAACATTCGCACATAGAAATCTGGCTGGAAGAAGGAAAAGAGATCGTCAATCCCCGGTCTGGCGGCTGTGACCTCGCCATCCGGATGGGCCTTGGGGAATGGCCGGGTGTAAATGTGGAGGCGTTCATGAGCGACAGGCTTTTTCCAGTTTGCACACCCGATATCGCCGCCAGGCTCACCCAACCTGACAGTCTCGACAAGTTACCTCTCCTTCACGATGACGATCCGCACGCGCAATGGAGCCAATGGCTGTCACAGGCTGGCATTGCGATGACCCCTGCAATGGCAAAGCGATTTGACCGGGGGGCCCGATTTGCCAGTTCGTCCCTGCTCCTGCGCGCAGCGGCTATGGGTCAAGGCGTTGCCCTTGCTCGCGAGCGCCTGGCGGAAAGCTGGTTGGAGAGCGGAAATCTCGTGCGCCCATTTCCTGTGTCGGTGGAGTTGGACCATGCCTATTGGCTTGTTACGCGGCACGGCATTGAACCTCGCCGCCCGCTGCGCATCTTCATTGCGTGGCTAAAGCAGCAGGCATCGCTGACATAA
- a CDS encoding collagen-like triple helix repeat-containing protein, whose amino-acid sequence MGAEGPPGTVGPEGPQGPAGADGADGAPGADGINGADGSDGADGLSFVWQGPWVTATGYALNDVVENDGSVYICITVHTSAASDQPGVGASWLTNWDLFASGADLSAQGTLGSGPVVLSRRSINAQAASYTLVIADEGAAIHMTSASAVTLTVPANSAVAFPTGAEIEVVALGAGVVSITADTGVSINGVSAGSVDIAAQWQGAVLRKYDTDAWLLIGAVGNVL is encoded by the coding sequence GTGGGCGCCGAGGGTCCGCCAGGTACGGTTGGCCCCGAAGGCCCACAGGGTCCAGCCGGGGCGGACGGGGCTGATGGGGCACCCGGTGCCGATGGCATCAATGGTGCGGACGGGAGTGATGGAGCCGACGGTCTGTCCTTTGTCTGGCAGGGTCCGTGGGTCACCGCGACCGGTTATGCGCTGAACGATGTCGTCGAAAACGATGGGTCGGTCTACATCTGCATCACCGTCCACACATCGGCCGCGTCAGACCAGCCGGGTGTTGGCGCAAGCTGGCTGACAAATTGGGACCTGTTCGCGTCGGGCGCCGACCTGTCCGCCCAGGGCACGCTTGGCTCCGGCCCTGTTGTCCTCTCGCGGCGCAGTATCAACGCGCAGGCCGCGTCGTATACGCTGGTGATCGCCGATGAAGGGGCGGCCATCCACATGACCAGCGCCTCGGCCGTCACGCTGACCGTGCCCGCCAACAGCGCGGTGGCCTTCCCGACCGGGGCCGAGATCGAGGTGGTTGCGCTGGGCGCGGGCGTGGTTTCAATCACCGCTGATACCGGCGTCTCGATCAATGGGGTCTCGGCTGGTTCCGTCGATATCGCAGCGCAGTGGCAGGGCGCGGTCCTGCGGAAATACGACACGGACGCCTGGCTTCTGATCGGTGCGGTGGGGAACGTCTTATGA
- a CDS encoding TRAP transporter substrate-binding protein, translating to MTFSIRMTAAAAAMALATPLAAQTAWDMPTPYSDAIFHTANITQFADDVRAATNGDLDITVHSAGSLFGHAEIRDSVRRGLAPIGEILLSRLSNENPLFEIDSIPFLADSYADAEALWTASRPAVEELLAEQGLTLLYAVPWPGQSLYLTEDVTDPAALQGVSFRAYNTATERLAQILGMTATQVESGDIPTAFATGRVSAMMTSPSTGVSSQAWDYTSVYVDVQAWLPKNVVFVNTEAFEALPEDQQAALLAAAATAETRGWEMSEAETATQIAALEAAGMTVTAPSEALAAALADAGATMEAEWLAQAGDAGAAIIAAYRQ from the coding sequence ATGACCTTTTCAATCCGCATGACCGCAGCCGCTGCGGCGATGGCGCTTGCCACACCGCTGGCCGCCCAGACCGCGTGGGACATGCCCACACCCTATAGCGATGCGATCTTCCACACCGCCAACATCACGCAATTCGCCGATGATGTGCGCGCCGCCACCAACGGCGATCTGGACATCACGGTTCACTCAGCGGGATCGCTGTTCGGTCATGCCGAGATCCGCGATTCCGTCCGCCGCGGTCTTGCCCCCATCGGCGAGATCCTGTTGTCGCGCCTATCGAACGAAAACCCACTCTTCGAGATCGATTCCATCCCGTTCCTCGCCGACAGCTATGCCGATGCTGAAGCTCTGTGGACCGCATCGCGCCCTGCCGTCGAGGAGTTGCTGGCTGAGCAGGGCCTGACCCTGCTTTATGCCGTGCCATGGCCGGGCCAGTCGCTTTACCTGACCGAAGACGTGACCGACCCCGCCGCCCTGCAGGGTGTCAGCTTCCGCGCCTACAACACCGCGACCGAGCGTCTGGCGCAGATCCTGGGCATGACCGCCACGCAGGTGGAATCGGGCGATATCCCGACCGCCTTCGCCACTGGCCGCGTATCGGCGATGATGACCTCGCCCTCCACCGGCGTCAGCAGCCAGGCCTGGGACTACACCTCGGTCTATGTCGATGTGCAGGCGTGGTTGCCCAAGAACGTCGTCTTCGTGAACACCGAGGCGTTCGAGGCACTTCCCGAGGATCAGCAGGCCGCCCTGCTGGCCGCCGCCGCCACCGCCGAGACCCGCGGCTGGGAGATGAGCGAAGCCGAGACCGCGACTCAGATCGCGGCGCTGGAAGCGGCGGGCATGACCGTCACCGCGCCGTCTGAGGCCCTTGCCGCCGCCTTGGCTGATGCAGGCGCGACGATGGAAGCCGAATGGCTGGCGCAGGCCGGCGATGCCGGAGCCGCAATCATCGCGGCCTACCGCCAGTAA
- a CDS encoding TRAP transporter small permease produces the protein MRKLLDTLYQTAMIAAVVAMVSIALLVFIQILGRLTDRVLMGFGADAIGIAIPSLAEIGGFLFVASSFLALPATLRVGGHVRVTMVSGNLPPRAAHVMACIVLIAAFALGVFAAWHGWLQVLDSWQFNSVSFGMIRIPLWIPQGAMALGLVIFAIALLDELLCALRGHDPAYRRAEKAKGADALEGH, from the coding sequence ATGCGAAAACTGCTCGATACGCTCTACCAAACCGCGATGATTGCGGCGGTGGTGGCGATGGTGTCCATTGCGCTGTTGGTCTTCATCCAGATCTTGGGCCGCCTCACCGACCGCGTTCTGATGGGGTTCGGCGCCGACGCGATCGGCATCGCGATCCCTTCGCTGGCTGAAATCGGCGGGTTCCTGTTCGTCGCCTCCTCCTTTCTGGCGCTGCCCGCCACCTTGCGGGTCGGCGGTCATGTGCGGGTCACGATGGTATCGGGCAACCTGCCGCCCAGGGCTGCGCATGTGATGGCCTGCATCGTGCTGATCGCGGCCTTTGCGCTCGGGGTGTTCGCCGCGTGGCATGGGTGGCTTCAGGTGCTCGACAGCTGGCAATTCAACTCCGTCTCTTTCGGGATGATCCGCATTCCGCTGTGGATCCCGCAAGGGGCCATGGCGCTGGGGCTGGTGATCTTCGCCATCGCCCTGCTGGACGAACTGCTCTGCGCGCTGCGGGGCCATGACCCAGCCTACAGGCGCGCTGAAAAAGCCAAGGGCGCCGACGCGCTGGAAGGGCACTGA
- a CDS encoding TRAP transporter large permease, with product MELYTLSLILVAVLFVCLALGLWVGFALMAVGLVAMVLAAPAPPGPVFATKVWGALNIWDLTALPMFIWMGELLFRSRLSSDMFKGLAPFTRRLPGGLLHVNIIGCALFAAVSGSSAATTATVGRMSLPELKKRGYDDRMAIGTLAGSGTFGFLIPPSIILIVYGAATEQSIARLFLAGVLPGLMLAALFAGYVMLWATLNKHRMPPLEPAASWREKLQGAMLLLPTVGLIVAVIGSIYGGLASPTEAAVVGVVGAMVISWASGGLTRAGVWGSVQGAAVTTCMIAFILAGAAFLTGAMGYTGIPRALAAWIGEQGLSQYALLAALLLFFIVLGFFLDGISIVVLTTSVILPMVLAAGIDPIWFGVFLVLVVEMSQITPPVGFNLFVLQSITGREIFTIAAYALPFFLILVLATVILTVFPEIALWLPSTMMSR from the coding sequence ATGGAGCTTTACACCCTGTCGCTGATCCTCGTCGCGGTTCTCTTCGTCTGCCTCGCCCTCGGCCTTTGGGTCGGGTTCGCCCTGATGGCTGTGGGACTGGTCGCGATGGTGCTGGCGGCCCCTGCGCCGCCGGGTCCGGTCTTCGCCACCAAGGTCTGGGGTGCGCTGAATATCTGGGATCTGACCGCCCTGCCGATGTTCATCTGGATGGGCGAGTTGCTGTTCCGATCAAGGCTGTCGTCAGACATGTTCAAGGGGCTGGCCCCCTTTACCCGCCGCCTGCCGGGGGGATTGCTGCACGTCAACATCATCGGCTGTGCGCTTTTCGCCGCCGTCTCCGGCTCCTCTGCCGCCACCACGGCCACGGTTGGGCGCATGTCCCTGCCAGAGTTGAAGAAGCGCGGCTATGATGACCGCATGGCCATTGGCACGCTGGCGGGATCCGGGACCTTCGGGTTCCTGATTCCACCCTCCATCATCCTGATCGTCTACGGGGCCGCGACCGAACAATCGATCGCGCGGCTGTTTCTGGCGGGCGTTTTGCCGGGCTTGATGCTTGCAGCCCTGTTCGCGGGCTATGTCATGCTATGGGCCACGCTCAACAAACACCGCATGCCACCGCTGGAGCCTGCCGCATCGTGGCGCGAAAAACTGCAAGGCGCGATGCTGCTGCTACCCACGGTCGGGCTGATCGTGGCGGTGATCGGATCGATCTATGGCGGCCTCGCCTCCCCGACCGAAGCGGCTGTGGTGGGAGTGGTAGGCGCGATGGTGATCTCTTGGGCGTCCGGCGGGCTGACCCGCGCCGGGGTGTGGGGCAGCGTGCAGGGGGCAGCCGTGACCACCTGCATGATCGCGTTCATCCTTGCAGGTGCTGCCTTCCTGACCGGGGCGATGGGCTATACCGGCATCCCGCGCGCTCTGGCCGCCTGGATCGGAGAGCAGGGCCTGTCGCAATATGCTTTGCTGGCCGCACTCCTGCTGTTCTTCATCGTGCTCGGCTTCTTTCTCGACGGCATTTCCATCGTCGTGCTGACCACCTCCGTCATTCTGCCGATGGTGCTGGCGGCAGGCATCGATCCGATCTGGTTCGGCGTCTTTCTGGTGCTGGTGGTCGAGATGAGCCAGATCACGCCACCCGTGGGCTTCAACCTCTTCGTGCTGCAATCGATCACAGGGCGAGAGATCTTCACCATTGCGGCTTATGCTTTGCCATTCTTTCTCATCCTTGTGTTAGCCACCGTGATCTTAACCGTCTTCCCCGAGATCGCGCTGTGGCTGCCGTCAACCATGATGTCACGATGA
- a CDS encoding winged helix DNA-binding protein: MSDIPLKSGVGPVVSSAHLANSSLPALSEVEFAITMMGQAFHRWMTRCMIAAGGPAMSPLEVLIVHLVHHRDRPKTLAEVCLILNIEDTHLANYAIRKLTTANLVRAGRQGKEKTIEITEDGAALCRRYGEVREALLVQSASQLGYDPSDLSKMASLMRTLSGSYDQASRAAAAL; the protein is encoded by the coding sequence ATGAGCGATATTCCCCTCAAATCCGGGGTCGGCCCGGTCGTGTCTTCAGCCCATCTGGCCAACTCGTCGCTTCCCGCCCTCAGTGAGGTGGAGTTTGCCATCACCATGATGGGACAGGCCTTCCACCGCTGGATGACGCGCTGCATGATCGCTGCCGGCGGGCCCGCGATGTCGCCGCTGGAAGTGTTGATCGTGCATCTGGTCCACCACCGCGACCGACCCAAGACGCTGGCCGAGGTTTGTCTGATCCTGAACATCGAGGACACGCATCTGGCCAATTACGCGATCCGCAAACTGACTACGGCGAACCTTGTGCGGGCAGGACGGCAGGGCAAGGAAAAGACCATCGAGATCACCGAGGACGGGGCAGCCCTTTGCCGTCGCTACGGAGAGGTGCGAGAGGCCCTGTTGGTCCAGTCGGCCAGCCAGCTTGGCTATGATCCCAGCGACCTGAGCAAGATGGCGTCACTGATGCGGACATTGTCAGGAAGCTACGATCAGGCGTCGCGCGCGGCGGCTGCCCTTTGA
- a CDS encoding nitroreductase family protein: MPEKTARTDHPIHAILASRWSPRAFSSQLLDNETIASMFDAARWSPSANNLQPWAFVYAVRGTQDFDVLCGCLKESNALWACNAAILVLALEHPAKPDGSPNAHARYDLGQAVAHMTFQASALGLHVHQMAGFDPARACASLGIPADLLAVTILAIGHLGEPSSLPATLQEKELATRSRNPVSAFVHTGRWPNHVV, encoded by the coding sequence ATGCCAGAGAAAACTGCAAGAACGGATCACCCGATCCACGCCATACTGGCTTCAAGATGGAGCCCGCGGGCTTTCTCATCCCAGCTTCTCGACAACGAGACCATCGCTTCGATGTTCGATGCGGCACGTTGGTCTCCATCCGCGAACAACCTACAGCCGTGGGCATTCGTCTATGCGGTCCGAGGCACGCAGGATTTCGATGTGCTTTGCGGATGTCTAAAGGAGTCGAATGCACTATGGGCCTGCAATGCCGCCATTTTGGTGCTTGCGCTTGAACATCCAGCAAAACCGGATGGCAGTCCGAATGCCCATGCCCGCTACGATCTCGGTCAGGCAGTTGCCCATATGACATTTCAGGCGTCTGCCCTGGGGCTCCACGTTCATCAGATGGCCGGCTTCGATCCTGCGCGCGCGTGTGCGTCACTCGGCATTCCGGCTGACCTTCTGGCGGTGACGATACTCGCTATCGGCCATCTCGGTGAACCATCGAGCTTGCCTGCAACATTGCAGGAGAAGGAACTTGCGACCCGCAGCAGAAACCCGGTCAGTGCATTTGTCCATACCGGTCGCTGGCCGAACCATGTGGTTTGA
- a CDS encoding RidA family protein, producing MQRTAVNPWDWSLKLGYNQAEIIEGTSRQLICAGQTAVDGDGNPQHPGDMRGQIGLALDNLEAVLAGANMGLSNVVQLGVYATDVDEALRNFDLLGMRFGPIQCAPPMTLLGVTRLAIPGLMFEIKATAAA from the coding sequence ATGCAACGCACCGCTGTAAACCCTTGGGACTGGTCCTTGAAGCTGGGCTACAATCAGGCCGAAATTATCGAAGGCACTTCTCGCCAGTTGATATGCGCTGGCCAAACTGCTGTCGACGGAGACGGCAACCCCCAACATCCCGGCGACATGCGCGGCCAAATCGGACTGGCGCTGGATAATCTGGAGGCGGTGCTGGCTGGCGCGAACATGGGTCTAAGCAACGTGGTCCAGCTTGGCGTCTATGCCACCGATGTGGATGAAGCGTTGAGAAATTTTGATCTACTTGGAATGCGATTTGGGCCGATCCAATGCGCCCCGCCGATGACGTTGCTTGGCGTGACCCGGCTCGCGATCCCGGGCTTGATGTTCGAGATCAAGGCGACTGCCGCAGCGTGA
- a CDS encoding helix-turn-helix transcriptional regulator has translation MNTRLRQDAIVRSLRRNGTSTVNDLAEQVGASRRTVLRDIGALRDQGFAIHSESGRGGGLQLEPQSAQATARLSVAEVFALLISVAAMRTAHSLPFSDLADTGLAKIEKSLPPDKVRDLRRFLDCLHVAKLSLQQDVSDMESMDPALLPAFETAFLDQLRLRFQYRDARGCETSREVEPQAMLILPPLWYLVAWDPTREDFRHFRMDRISKPEHVEGAKFRRRHVSFDDDVCPFQDLGL, from the coding sequence ATGAATACTCGTCTCCGCCAGGACGCCATCGTGCGCAGCCTTCGCCGCAACGGAACTTCGACGGTCAATGACCTCGCGGAGCAGGTTGGAGCATCCCGACGTACGGTCCTGCGCGACATCGGCGCACTGCGCGATCAGGGCTTTGCCATCCATTCGGAGTCCGGGCGAGGAGGCGGTTTGCAGCTCGAACCGCAATCGGCGCAGGCCACGGCGCGACTTTCGGTAGCCGAGGTATTTGCGCTTCTCATCAGCGTTGCAGCAATGCGTACGGCCCACAGTCTGCCGTTTTCGGATCTTGCCGATACCGGGCTTGCCAAGATTGAGAAGTCTTTGCCACCAGACAAAGTGCGCGACCTGCGCAGGTTTCTCGATTGCCTGCACGTTGCAAAGCTCTCGCTGCAGCAAGACGTATCGGACATGGAGTCGATGGACCCCGCACTGTTGCCTGCGTTCGAGACGGCCTTTCTGGATCAACTACGTCTGCGGTTTCAGTACCGTGACGCAAGAGGATGCGAAACCAGTCGAGAAGTCGAACCGCAGGCTATGCTGATCCTGCCGCCACTTTGGTATTTGGTTGCTTGGGATCCCACACGCGAGGATTTCCGGCACTTTCGAATGGACCGGATCAGCAAACCAGAACACGTCGAAGGCGCAAAATTCCGACGACGCCATGTGTCATTTGACGATGACGTCTGCCCGTTCCAAGATTTGGGCCTCTAG